A single window of Haliotis asinina isolate JCU_RB_2024 chromosome 5, JCU_Hal_asi_v2, whole genome shotgun sequence DNA harbors:
- the LOC137283557 gene encoding mitochondrial import receptor subunit TOM22 homolog: MALGVEGVIEKIQRPADLQIDEDDDDEDIDETLSERLWGLTEMFPEPVRNVCGAISSFTLSGIKVGFSLSRSALWIASSSAAIMVLPIVFESERAQQHEQQLQQQRQILLGPNAAVSGGQNMMPGMAGMMMPGQK; the protein is encoded by the exons ATGGCACTTGGTGTTGAAGGTGTAATTGAAAAGATACAACGTCCAGCAGATTTGCAAATCGACGAGGATGACGATGACGAG GACATTGATGAGACACTGAGTGAAAGACTATGGGGCCTGACAGAGATGTTCCCAGAGCCAGTGCGGAATGTGTGTGGAGCCATCAGCAGCTTCACATTATCCGGAATCAAAGTTGGCTTCAGTCTCAGTCGCAGCGCCCTCTGGATTGCGTCTTCATCAGCAGCTATTATGGTGCTTCCAATAGTGTTTGAATCTGAGCGGGCACAGCAACATGAACAGCAACTACAGCAACAGCGACAG ATCTTGCTGGGTCCAAATGCTGCAGTGTCGGGTGGCCAGAACATGATGCCAGGGATGGCTGGGATGATGATGCCAGGACAGAAGTAG